gatatgatttttttattttattttaatacaagatagaaattccattataacctaatctaagtgtatatatgtgtgaaactccctcctggagacttgaattcCGGCCTTTGtcccccacactccacaagtaCTTATAGTTGTGGGGATACGATTTTTCTAAATGCATAATCATGgatatcaatttttgtttttgttttgcaaacCAATTGTGTATTGGAATAATAATATCCACTCATGCCTGAGCTTATCCAATTGTTGATGTTGTGGTTATAATGTTATATACAATAATGGATGTCATCTttgataaatattaattttttcaatttctggATTCCGATATTTCtggtcaaaattttaattaataacatCAAGTTCAAGTAGCCAATAATTCAATCTGATGATAATGACTATGGTGACAATGAATTAAGACACACAATCATAGTCTTCATTTGTATGTAAGATGAAGATACCATagatatttttacaattaaaatttgtcTTAACCAAGAATCACCAGCTCATTAGTTTTAATCCAtctaattcaaattttcattatagcaattttactttattttaggGTAGTGTGAGATTCCTATTCCTAATACCTGTATTGGGGTTGGAGGAAactttttaattagaaaaatattgcTGGGTCTCTTGAAATTTTAGCTAGTGTTGTGATTCTACTTGTCTATGGTTTGATAATTGGCATTTTGATGGGCCTTTATACCAGCAGTATGGGCACAGAGTGATGTAATAGTAATGATACAGGAAGTCAGTTTAATGCTATAAGTTTTTAGTATGATTGCTTGTTAATGTTTTCAAAGGGATTGGGTGCGTGCTAGGTGCCAGCTATGGCTCATCTGGATTTCTTGCTCTTGCAGGCTCAGGTCTAGGTAGAGCACCACTATGGTCACACCTAGATGGAAGATGCCAACTCAGGTCGTCTCCCTACCCAtttttgttcattaaaaaaaataaaaaataaaaaaaatttctagtatgattttaataaattaggctagtatattcaaattaaaatttctagcTAGTATGATAATGACAATGGTTACGTACCTTCGAATATTGTTGGGCTTGGCCTCCAACAATGTTAGGATAGTATGCTTGTTAAATTCATATTTCTGATGAGGATTATTTAGTGGTGTGGCTACTGGCTACTTGCTGTTaatagaaatttcaaattttaattgatatgATACATGAGAAACTTTAGAGCTGAAATGGAAACGATTAAATCAATTGTGCGAGATGTTAGATTGATGGAAAAATTATGACTATATATTGTAGTTTGACTGGAACTTGATGGGCAGTGTGTAAATTGAATGCCATGTACTACACAGGTAAATTGAAGGCTTTAGTCTTTAGGTTATTAAACTACTTGACACGTGTCTTTCGTGATGGCGAGAATTAAATTTTTACTATAGCAGTAACAGTTAAGGAAGAAATTCAGAATTTTATCTCATAGTAGAATTCTTCGATATTTTTGGAAGACCCCATTGAATAGGCTGATCAATTGGTTTATGTATTTTATTCGTAGTTGGTGCTTTGAAtgttgtctttctttctttgttctaTAATTGTGGTTTTATCAATGTTGATTAGTGTTTCTGATTGCTTGTAGTTTGAAGATTTTTGCGTGTTCTAATTGTGGTTTTGGttcaataaaatcaaattcATCCAAAAAGGAAAGTGATGTGAAACtaaaattacaagtaaagaCCAGCTATTATATGTCAGTTTTCGaagcataatataattaataacacCTTCCCAAGTAGCAATCCCATGCTATATAATGAAGTGCGTAGTGCTTactaatataatatattgaaaCTTCAATGAACTTTCCTATGATTTCATTTCAATGGCTTCCTTTTGTCTTACTTATTTTCTTATCCTCTGTCTCTgcaacactaaaaaatattcccaggttaagtccaattggaggaAAATTTCTACACGATCTTGAAACAGTATCTGCATCTATTTCGGATGACTTAAAAACATTTTACTATGACCAAACACTTGATCACTTCAACTATAGGCCAGAAAGCTACACAACTTTTCAGCAAAGATATGTGATCAACTCTAAGTACTGGGGAGGTGCAACTAGAAACGCACCAATTCTTGCTTATTTTGGAGCAGAAGCACCTTTGGATGGTGATCTTTCTGTTGTTGGTTTTCTTGCTGATAACGCCCAGCAGTTTCAGGCTCTCATACTATATATAGAGGTATAAATGAAATGTTAAGCAGACACatgaacacacacacaatcaatATTCTTCTCTCCCTCACTTCCTTGTGTAATTTATTGCTGAAAAATTGTAATGAGAGccataattaatttaaagaagAGATGATGAATCGTATAGGCCAAAATCATAAACtcaaacaatttatattttagctTTTCCTTCAGAAATATAGAATAACAGAAAAGAATAGATGTGACTGACTCTGATTAGTTCATTGAGGATCAACactcaaaatacaaaaaatttgagaCTGAAGGCttaatttttcttgttgttattgttgtttttattaaCCAGGTATAATCAGCATGTTTTACTGACTATCTAAAacttcaaattctgaaatttggTTGTTAACCAAAACTTTAAATTGGAAATTGTTACCTTTTTTCATCAGCATCGATATTATGGGAACTCAATACCATTCGGATCAAGGGAAGAAGCACTTAGAAATGCAAGCACTCTTGGGTACTTCAATTCCGCCCAAGCTATAGCAGATTATGCAGAAATCATTACACATGTAAAGGAAACACTACATGCCAATGATTCTCCAGTAATTGTCATTGGAGGATCATACGGAGGAAGTAAGTGATGAAGTTGCTTCTATTTTGATTGAAAGTTTACGAAATAAACTCTAATAGGTTGGTATGTGTATATaactttttcttcatttgttcaGTGCTAGCTTCATGGTTTCGGCTAAAATATCCCCATGTTGCCCTTGGTGCCTTGGCCTCCTCGGCTCCAATCctttattttgatgatattaCGCCACAAAATGGATATTTTTCTGTTGTCAGCAAGGATTTTAAGGTAGTAGATTGaatatttttagtttcttctatgggaaaattacataaaaaaaggccttaagtttataaaatatttcagaTTAAGCccaagattttaattttgtcaattaaaattccaaatttatgAATCGTTTCAATTTGAAGCATCTTTCCATCCCcattattcatttctttttattatggGTATTAATTGAACAAAGAAAAGTGGGAAACCATTGTTTAAACTTTATATTTCACCTATAAGCATGTTTATAAATCAATTGGACAACCATTGAACACAAAGTatagaaagagaaaatttttgtttagagagagagagctttattTAGAGTGAGAAAACTATTAACAGAAAATCGAAAACTGATTTTAGATGGAGGCATAATCTTTTATCAATAGCTTCCCCTTTTTTCTCTACTGTGTTACTTCCTAGAAGAACATAAATGAATGAAATAGATGAACAATGGCTTCAAATTGAAGTAGTTGTATaagtttgagaatttaattgacaacattaaaaacttatgaACTAATCTGAATTTGGGTATAAAATATGGCATTTTTATGTAACTTTCCCTCCTCATTTTCCTGTTCATTTTAACGAATTTAAAAGTTGTCACACTCGAGTGGTGCAGGAAGCTAGTGAGACTTGCTACCAAACTATACAGAAGTCATGGTCTGAAATAGATAAAGCCACATCTCAGCCTAGTGGTCTTTCAAACCTTAGCAAGGAATTCAAGACTTGTAGGTACATGCACATAGATACCCTTTGCCGTAAACTTGTTAGAATCAATAAAGttagacaaaaataataattaattatgttgttcttaaaaaaaaaaaaattaggtaattaatcttttgtttctattttagACCCCTAAGCGAATCTTCGGAGCTCAAGAATTACTTGGAGTCTGTGTATTCCAGTGCAGCCCAATATAATCATCCTCCAGATTATCCGGTTACCATTGTTTGCGGTGGCATAGATGGAGCTCCTTCTGATGCTAGTattcttgaaaaaatatttGCTGGTCTTGTTGCTTATAGAGGAATTAGATCATGCTATGTTAATGAACCCAGAAATATATCTGAAACAACTGTGGGATGGAGATGGCAGGTAAATAATGCATCTATTTATTCTTTATCACTAATCATAACATTAATGACAAAGAGTGGATAACATATGGACCAATATACACACCTTGTATAATTGTATTATCAATATATTAccttaattaataatattaatttttagttattttttaaattatgaataatgTACCATTTAAATATGAAGACTTGGactattactattttttttgagaggagagGGGAATTGGGTCAAACCCATGACATGAAAGAGAAGGAGGGGTAAGTGCCATTGGGCTAGAGGCCCATTGGTGACTTTAACTATTTCAAGCATGGACGAGAGCGTAAATGACTTGACACAGATTCCTCTTACTTGTTAAgaattttttgataatgaaaaagcttttagtttttaatacGGCTATGAGGTTCTAAGCTAATATAAGTTATCTCTACAATGTACACTCATGGAGAGTTTCATGAATTGTGCCAGTTATGTACATAGCTCGAATTTTTCTTAACATTTGCATTATTTGTACTCATACAAGTACAAGTAGCACACTATGCGACATGAGTTTgctttaaaataaagaataaaagtgtgataattatttttgtctacttaagtttttggtataaatagtaatttatcaatagttaaaaaaagaaaagaaaagaaaagattgtaGGTTGTATTCAAACTATTATGACTCATGCATATTATCTAAGagctttaatatttttttattattatttctaacCATCTACAAGTATTTCGTAATCAACGTAAGACCTCCAACTTGCAAGCGTTTTTATTAAGAGAGGTATTATCACTCACGCTTATTTAAGAACTTTAAATTTCTGATAAGTATTTATAACAATCAACAAATATTTCATTATCAACATAGGACCTCTAACTTCCAAGTGTCCCAagacacaaaaagaaaagaaaagaatgcaaGTTGTATCCAAGCTATTATGACTCATGCATATTATCTaagagttttaat
This genomic stretch from Quercus lobata isolate SW786 chromosome 3, ValleyOak3.0 Primary Assembly, whole genome shotgun sequence harbors:
- the LOC115978646 gene encoding lysosomal Pro-X carboxypeptidase-like, giving the protein MNFPMISFQWLPFVLLIFLSSVSATLKNIPRLSPIGGKFLHDLETVSASISDDLKTFYYDQTLDHFNYRPESYTTFQQRYVINSKYWGGATRNAPILAYFGAEAPLDGDLSVVGFLADNAQQFQALILYIEHRYYGNSIPFGSREEALRNASTLGYFNSAQAIADYAEIITHVKETLHANDSPVIVIGGSYGGMLASWFRLKYPHVALGALASSAPILYFDDITPQNGYFSVVSKDFKEASETCYQTIQKSWSEIDKATSQPSGLSNLSKEFKTCRPLSESSELKNYLESVYSSAAQYNHPPDYPVTIVCGGIDGAPSDASILEKIFAGLVAYRGIRSCYVNEPRNISETTVGWRWQTCSEMVIPIGHGNDTMFEPDPFILSSYIEQCKSIYGVPPRPHWVTSYYGGHDIKLILHRFGSNIIFSNGLRDPYSTGGVLDNISDTIVAVSTVNGSHCLDILFAKESDPEWLVMQRKVELRIIEQWISEYYADLLAYKK